The following coding sequences lie in one Elusimicrobiota bacterium genomic window:
- a CDS encoding helix-turn-helix domain-containing protein, with the protein MDNSPIKGGTSINDSQKQSKEVMDIKELSEYLGIGKSKIYSLIRQKKIPASRIGRQYRFSKQVVDSWLKEKIITEKDDKQPSLFKVQKDAANS; encoded by the coding sequence ATGGACAATAGCCCTATAAAGGGTGGTACTAGCATAAACGACTCCCAAAAACAGTCTAAGGAAGTTATGGATATTAAAGAACTGTCTGAGTATCTGGGAATCGGAAAATCAAAAATATATTCGCTCATCCGCCAAAAAAAAATTCCGGCAAGCCGTATCGGCAGGCAATACAGGTTTTCTAAACAGGTTGTAGATTCGTGGTTAAAAGAAAAAATTATTACTGAAAAAGATGATAAACAGCCGTCGTTGTTTAAAGTACAAAAAGATGCGGCAAATAGTTAG
- the rlmD gene encoding 23S rRNA (uracil(1939)-C(5))-methyltransferase RlmD, translating to MPDSICPHYGTCGGCQWQDIEYPWQLKQKEETVRNALSKFEVQSFMPIVPSDKEYYYRNKMEYVFNKDSDGKTVIGMREKNRHFRVVNITDCYLQSTKSNQILNAVRLRCDEIHAEIYDLKKHTPGLRYLVIREAVHTNSVLVNIVTTKNINTELIYSLSEVIYLAAGKQNCSVVWSINDSLSDVAYSMERVVLKGDGFVYERLQDYQFKYTAYSFWQSNRYIIPKICERILKVLDNDYDIILDLYCGLGTLGTVVSGKTAKVVGIENVAEAVTDGIMNAVENGITNYDFISGKTENALAVAIQTYALYKKMVKMAIIADPPRSGLDRGTAAMTISLRPKHIVFLSCNLKTLSQSIELLSRFYELTLVEPYDMFPQTPHVETLIVMKSKTA from the coding sequence ATGCCGGATAGTATATGCCCGCACTATGGTACCTGCGGGGGTTGTCAGTGGCAGGATATTGAATACCCGTGGCAATTAAAGCAGAAAGAAGAAACGGTTCGTAATGCGTTATCGAAGTTTGAGGTACAATCTTTTATGCCTATTGTACCGTCGGATAAAGAGTATTATTACCGTAACAAAATGGAGTATGTGTTTAATAAAGACAGTGACGGTAAAACTGTTATAGGCATGCGCGAAAAAAACCGGCATTTTCGTGTGGTAAACATCACAGATTGTTACTTGCAATCAACAAAAAGTAATCAGATACTTAACGCTGTGCGGCTGCGTTGTGATGAGATACATGCAGAAATTTATGACCTGAAAAAACACACACCCGGGTTGAGATACCTTGTTATCCGCGAAGCTGTGCACACAAATTCTGTGCTTGTAAATATTGTAACTACAAAAAATATTAATACAGAATTAATATATTCATTATCAGAAGTGATATACCTGGCTGCAGGGAAACAAAATTGTAGCGTGGTATGGAGTATTAATGATTCATTAAGCGATGTTGCGTACTCAATGGAACGCGTAGTACTAAAAGGCGACGGTTTTGTGTATGAGAGACTCCAAGACTATCAATTTAAGTACACAGCATACAGTTTCTGGCAGTCAAACAGGTACATAATCCCCAAAATATGTGAACGCATATTAAAAGTTTTGGATAATGATTACGATATAATCCTTGACCTATACTGCGGGCTTGGAACATTGGGGACGGTGGTAAGCGGTAAAACCGCTAAAGTAGTGGGGATTGAAAATGTTGCTGAAGCCGTGACGGATGGGATAATGAATGCCGTAGAAAATGGTATAACAAACTACGACTTTATTTCCGGTAAGACAGAAAACGCTCTTGCAGTCGCCATCCAAACCTATGCGCTGTACAAAAAAATGGTTAAGATGGCAATTATTGCTGATCCACCCAGAAGCGGCCTTGACCGCGGGACCGCAGCGATGACAATATCTTTACGGCCAAAACATATAGTCTTCCTTTCTTGTAATCTAAAAACCTTATCACAGAGTATAGAATTACTATCCCGGTTTTACGAACTTACACTTGTAGAACCTTATGACATGTTTCCACAAACCCCGCATGTTGAGACTTTAATTGTAATGAAATCAAAAACTGCTTGA
- a CDS encoding ferritin family protein — protein sequence MSDFFKPSEIIALAVELEKTGEAFYRAMSLKVNDPAAKKLLQSLSEDEVKHKETFSQMLRSAGEYKPAENFDGEYYYYLKSYSDEHVFNRQAADKYMNSQSITVDTVLSLSISAEKDSILYYTDLANFVPVQERGVVEKIIAQEREHFRKLVELRKTAVKK from the coding sequence ATGTCAGATTTTTTTAAACCTTCAGAGATTATCGCGTTAGCAGTTGAACTTGAGAAAACAGGTGAAGCGTTTTACCGCGCAATGTCTTTAAAAGTAAACGACCCGGCAGCGAAGAAATTGCTGCAATCCCTTTCAGAAGATGAGGTTAAGCATAAAGAAACGTTTTCGCAGATGCTGAGATCAGCAGGTGAATATAAACCCGCCGAAAATTTTGATGGCGAATATTATTATTACCTGAAATCATATTCAGATGAACACGTATTCAACAGACAGGCAGCGGATAAGTATATGAACTCTCAATCTATCACAGTTGATACGGTCCTTAGCCTAAGTATATCCGCAGAGAAAGATTCAATATTGTATTATACCGACCTTGCGAACTTTGTACCTGTACAGGAACGCGGGGTAGTAGAAAAAATTATTGCGCAGGAACGCGAACATTTTCGGAAATTAGTAGAATTACGTAAAACAGCAGTTAAGAAGTAA
- the nifU gene encoding Fe-S cluster assembly scaffold protein NifU, producing the protein MPVYSKKVMDHFMNPRNVGEISDADGIGEIGNPTCGDMMTFYIKVKDEKIEDVKFKTFGCGAAIAVSSMVSEMAKGKTLDDALKITRAEVARELDGLPDNKMHCSNLGADALHKAIEDFRKKQGK; encoded by the coding sequence ATGCCGGTATACAGCAAAAAGGTTATGGACCATTTTATGAATCCGCGGAATGTAGGTGAGATCAGCGACGCTGATGGAATTGGTGAGATCGGTAATCCCACTTGCGGCGATATGATGACATTTTATATTAAGGTAAAAGACGAAAAAATTGAGGACGTAAAATTCAAAACATTCGGTTGCGGCGCAGCAATCGCGGTATCCAGTATGGTCAGCGAGATGGCAAAAGGTAAGACGTTAGATGATGCGTTGAAGATCACAAGAGCGGAAGTTGCGCGTGAACTTGACGGTTTACCGGACAACAAAATGCATTGCTCCAACCTTGGCGCAGATGCGCTGCATAAAGCTATCGAAGATTTCCGAAAAAAACAGGGGAAATAA
- a CDS encoding SIS domain-containing protein: MVYILQEIRQQPDAINNTIKREWTKVQKICARLQSKNINIIGLCARGTSDNAANLGRYLLEYVTGIPITLTMPSIYTLYKHPPRIGKNAIVIGISQSGETIEVCEVLKEVKKLGAIALAITNEPNSTLANVADEVILCHAGIERSVAATKTYTTQLTALYLLAGMFAKNESLLNQLRRAPLKITELFALETVIKQKIERYKYITDCIVLGRGFNYATALETALKLKETCYIPADPYSSADFMHGPVATVEQNLPVIIYAPNDPTLQGQRETVTKIRSRGAETIIVTSDNKLLRQAQWPIEVPKDIPFIISPFTNIVVGQMLAAHLSLTKGYNPDAPRGLTKVTQATKSGI, from the coding sequence ATGGTTTATATATTACAAGAAATCAGGCAGCAACCCGATGCTATCAATAACACTATTAAACGTGAATGGACGAAAGTACAAAAAATATGTGCACGTCTTCAAAGCAAAAACATTAATATTATCGGCCTCTGCGCGAGAGGAACATCGGATAACGCGGCAAATCTAGGGCGGTACCTTTTAGAATACGTTACAGGTATACCCATAACGCTTACTATGCCGTCAATTTATACGTTATACAAACATCCCCCGCGAATTGGTAAGAACGCGATAGTTATCGGGATCTCGCAGTCAGGCGAAACCATAGAAGTATGCGAGGTGCTGAAGGAAGTAAAAAAACTTGGTGCAATAGCACTGGCCATAACTAATGAACCGAATTCCACGCTTGCGAATGTAGCTGATGAAGTAATCCTTTGCCATGCGGGAATAGAAAGAAGCGTTGCCGCAACTAAAACGTATACCACTCAACTTACCGCGTTATATCTTCTTGCCGGAATGTTCGCCAAAAATGAAAGTTTGTTAAACCAACTACGCCGTGCACCATTAAAGATCACTGAATTGTTTGCATTGGAAACTGTTATAAAACAAAAAATTGAACGTTACAAATATATTACGGACTGTATAGTACTGGGCCGGGGATTTAATTATGCAACTGCGCTGGAGACCGCGTTAAAACTTAAGGAAACATGCTATATTCCCGCGGACCCGTATTCCTCCGCTGACTTTATGCATGGTCCCGTAGCAACGGTAGAACAAAACCTGCCGGTAATAATTTACGCACCAAATGATCCGACCTTACAGGGACAGAGGGAAACTGTTACGAAGATACGTTCCCGTGGAGCAGAGACCATCATTGTGACGTCAGATAATAAATTATTACGCCAGGCGCAGTGGCCGATAGAAGTCCCGAAAGATATCCCGTTTATTATTTCGCCCTTTACCAATATTGTGGTAGGGCAGATGCTTGCCGCGCATTTATCGTTAACCAAAGGATACAATCCGGATGCGCCGCGCGGGTTGACTAAAGTAACCCAGGCTACAAAGTCAGGGATTTAA
- a CDS encoding ferredoxin, with amino-acid sequence MKVSVDKETCTGCGLCVDTAPEVFELEDNVAVAKSDRVPDGQEDAVKQAAGDCPVEAIKVEE; translated from the coding sequence ATGAAAGTATCTGTTGACAAAGAAACCTGTACAGGTTGTGGATTATGCGTAGATACCGCGCCGGAAGTGTTTGAGTTGGAAGACAATGTTGCTGTTGCAAAGTCAGACCGTGTACCCGACGGGCAGGAAGATGCTGTAAAACAAGCGGCAGGCGATTGCCCGGTGGAAGCTATCAAGGTTGAAGAGTAG